The following coding sequences lie in one Arachis ipaensis cultivar K30076 chromosome B03, Araip1.1, whole genome shotgun sequence genomic window:
- the LOC107630512 gene encoding uncharacterized protein LOC107630512 encodes MGTINEVIEVDGLEARLLDLEGGESDAVLYAASFVESEEKFVKYNTVQWVLYSLLLILAWGIGFLMLLYLPVRRFVLRTDIRSRKLYLTPNSIVYKVTRPVPFPCFGVLQKEKHVLLQNVADVVVEQGYLQSHFGVYSLRIENIGVRRPPSDDVKIQGVANPHAFRKAIMMRLSNMRNEMFSTQVSTLDVPHMMMSPSKSLRQDSTSGELLLLQKLEEVGNSVKKIQSLFEEQQSHTAESTD; translated from the exons ATGGGGACGATAAACGAAGTAATCGAAGTGGATGGGTTAGAGGCGAGGTTATTGGACTTGGAGGGCGGTGAGAGTGATGCGGTGCTGTATGCGGCGTCGTTTGTAGAAAGCGAAGAGAAATTTGTGAAATACAACACAGTGCAATGGGTGCTTTACTCGCTTCTTCTCATATTGGCATGGGGAATTGGCTTCCTCATGTTGCTCTATCTTCCTGTTAGGAGGTTTGTGCTCAGAACCGACATACGCTCCAGAAAGCTCTACCTCACTCCTAATTCCATTGTTTACAAG GTTACGAGGCCAGTACCATTTCCATGTTTTGGGGTCCTGCAGAAAGAGAAGCATGTTTTATTGCAGAATGTAGCTGATGTTGTGGTTGAACAAG GATATTTGCAGTCACATTTTGGTGTTTATTCTCTTAGAATTGAAAATATTGGTGTACGAAGACCACCTAGTGATGATGTTAAAATCCAGGGTGTTGCAAATCCACATGCTTTCAGGAAG GCCATAATGATGCGCCTATCAAACATGAGAAATGAGATGTTCTCGACACAGGTTTCTACATTAGATGTTCCACATATGATG ATGTCTCCTTCAAAGTCATTGAGACAAGATTCCACTTCTGGAGAGCTGCTGCTGTTGCAGAAACTAGAGGAAGTTGGAAACTCTGTCAAG AAAATTCAGAGTTTATTTGAGGAGCAACAATCTCATACAGCAGAATCTACAGATTGA